Proteins encoded together in one Falco biarmicus isolate bFalBia1 chromosome 4, bFalBia1.pri, whole genome shotgun sequence window:
- the TJP3 gene encoding tight junction protein ZO-3 isoform X3, giving the protein MAPRWRLVAGGFRRSWAPRDAPPRRCDLLRQRYRPRLEAAAWRESRGVDLISVTAGKPPRRKRSDVGPVLRQRLAHKGLHQAPWSDTAATSPGAQLLPGRIRGSAKAGLRKGPVAAKRTRSRSVPLAAGQGLLRWLAAAVALPHLRWRVAAMEEMLIWEQHTVTLSKDPQRGFGFAVSGGRDRPNKTTGETAVIVSDVVSGGPAVGRLQRKDHIVMVNGLSMENVLSSFAIQTLKTCGKIANITLKRPKKVHLPVSKSSPSSPTAPRHYDSDEDYGSHAADPALHRSRDDLDHSQGYDGDSSSERSSGHYQDDSRHHKSVSRSRRRSQDSSHWRQSGSGSGQRGYSRHRSTNSFGHKGDTNGLALVSGFKRLPRRDVPTKPITSVLVKQKQSEEYGLKLGSQLFIKHIVESGLAAKGSSLQEGDLILKINGVASEDMSLADTQQLIEQTEGTLTLLILRDDRQFLVNIPDIEDSQSDSSRMDDISDIDSELSHPPSPETSARPPAAATMNSPPDRRRSNRDPVADTIVDSAQDPDLLEAVEGDGSHAPHTSPAARAARKDGADSRVVHFVKAKSIGLRLAGGNDVGIFVSSVQEGSPADSQGIQEGDQILQVNTTSFQNLTREEAVEYLMSLPPGEDITLWTQSKQDIYRKVISSNTGDSFYIRTHFDFEKDTPSGLSFVRGDVFHVLDTMYRGRLGSWLAVRMGRDLQEQDKGIIPNRSRAEQIASLESVLKATSGANPSGARAEFWKLRGLRGAKKMLRKSREDLSALTKQGCYPPYERVVLKEASFKRPVVILGPIADIAMQKLSMELPELFEIALSVPRDGASSKVIKLDSVRQIAEKDKHALLDITPSAVERLNYVQYYPVVVFCEPESRQGIKAMRQWLAPDSRKSSRRLYVQANKMKKHCSHLFTATVSLSGSGNTWYETIKNIIRTQQSQPIWTAVEQADVAPEDSLDLLNPPSAAASGYLTCDSQANSDYDDTDGEAGAYTDGEAEDAYDQPGLARSSEPAQVSPSDDLREQVGVTKQQQQGQRYDSIREYEHDAVRKRFTRARDDSDQDEGYEWGPATDV; this is encoded by the exons gcagcGTCTGGCCCACAAAGGGTTACACCAGGCACCCTGGAGTGACAccgctgccaccagccctggagCTCAGCTCCTTCCTGGTCGGATCCGAGGCTCG GCCAAAGCGGGATTGAGGAAGGGGCCGGTGGCTGCAAAGAGGACCCGGAGCCGGTCTGTGCCCCTGGCCGCCGGGCAGGGTCTGCTGCGCTGGCTGGCCGCTGCGGTCGCCCTCCCTCACTTGCGCTGGCGGGTGGCCGCCATGGAGGAGATGTTGATCTGGGAGCAGCACACGGTGACACTGAGCAAG GATCCTCAACGGGGCTTTGGCTTCGCTGTCTCTGGAGGCCGGGACCGTCCCAACAAGACAACTGGGGAGACAGCAGTGATTGTTTCAGATGTGGTGTCCGGGGGACCAGCAGTGGGCCGGCTCCA GAGGAAGGATCACATTGTGATGGTGAACGGCCTTTCCATGGAGAACGTCTTGTCCTCCTTCGCCATCCAGACACTGAAAACCTGCGGCAAGATTGCCAACATC ACACTGAAAAGACCAAAGAAAGTCCACCTCCCTGTGAGcaagagcagccccagctcccccactGCCCCCCGACACTATGACTCGGATGAGGACTATGGGTCACATGCTGCAGATCCAGCCCTGCACCGCTCCCGGGATGACCTGGACCACAGCCAGGGCTACGATGGGGACTCATCCAGTGAGAGGAGCTCTGGCCACTACCAGGATGACAGCCGCCACCACAAGTCGGTGTCCCGGAGCCGGAGGCGAAGCCAGGACAGCAGTCACTGGAGGCAGAGCGGCAGTGGCTCAGGTCAGAGGGGCTACAGCCGGCACCGCTCCACCAACAGCTTCGGCCACAAAGGGGACACCAACGGGCTGGCCCTGGTGTCAGGCTTCAAGCGGCTGCCACGCCGGGATGTGCCGACAAAGCCCATCACGTCGGTCTTggtgaaacagaagcagagtgAAG AGTATGGCCTGAAGCTGGGGAGTCAGCTTTTCATCAAGCACATAGTGGAGAGCGGGCTGGCAGCGAAGGGCAGCTCCTTGCAGGAGGGAGACCTTATCCTGAAG ATCAATGGGGTGGCCAGTGAGGACATGTCCCTGGCTGACACGCAGCAGCTCATTGAGCAGACAGAGGGGACCCTGACCTTGCTTATTCTTCGGGACGACCGGCAGTTCCTGGTCAACATCCCTGACATAGAAGACAGCCAAAGCGACAGCTCCCGGATGGATG ATATCTCTGACATTGACTCTGAACTGTCTCACCCACCATCCCCTGAGACCTCTGCGCgacccccagctgctgccacgATGAATTCCCCGCC GGATAGGAGACGATCAAACAGGGACCCTGTGGCCGACACGATCGTTGACAGCGCTCAGGACCCTG ACCTGCTGGAAGCTGTGGAGGGGGATGGCAGCCACGCTCCCCAcaccagccccgctgcccgaGCTGCCCGCAAGGATGG CGCTGACTCCAGGGTCGTGCACTTTGTGAAGGCCAAGAGCATTGGGCTACGGCTGGCGGGGGGGAACGACGTGGGCATCTTTGTGTCCAGCGTGCAGGAGGGGAGCCCAGCCGACAGCCAGGGCATCCAGGAAGGGGATCAAATCCTGCAG GTAAACACCACCAGTTTCCAGAACCTGACCCGTGAGGAGGCCGTGGAGTATCTCATGAGCCTGCCACCCGGTGAGGACATCACGCTGTGGACCCAGAGCAAGCAGGACA TTTACAGGAAGGTGATCTCGTCCAACACGGGTGACTCGTTCTACATCCGGACACactttgattttgaaaaggaCACACCGTCAGGGCTCAGCTTCGTCCGTGGGGACGTCTTCCACGTGCTGGACACCATGTAccggggcaggctggggagctggctggctgtgcgcatgggcagggacctgcaggagcaggacaaGGGCATCATCCCCAACCGGAGCAG AGCCGAGCAGATCGCCAGCCTGGAGTCGGTGCTGAAAGCCACATCTGGTGCCAACCCCTCCGGGGCACGGGCTGAGTTTTGGAAGCTGCGGGGCCTGCGGGGAGCCAAGAAGATGCTGCGGAAGAGCCGGGAGGACCTGTCTGCCCTCACGAAGCAGGGCTGCTACCCACCGTATGAGAGGGTAGTCCTGAAGGAAG CCAGCTTCAAGCGGCCGGTGGTGATCCTGGGCCCCATCGCAGACATTGCCATGCAGAAGCTTAGCATGGAGCTGCCCGAGCTGTTCGAGATCGCCC TGAGCGTGCCTCGAGACGGGGCATCATCCAAGGTCATCAAGTTGGATTCAGTGCGGCAGATCGCAGAAAAG GACAAACATGCCTTGTTGGACATCACACCTTCGGCTGTGGAGCGTCTCAACTACGTGCAGTACTACCCGGTGGTGGTGTTCTGCGAGCCGGAGAGCCGGCAGGGCATCAAGGCCATGCGCCAGTGGCTGGCACCTGACTCCAGGAAAAGCTCCCGGCGCCTCTACGTCCAGGCCAACAAGATGAAGAAGCATTGCAGCCACCTCTTCACTGCCACAGTCAGCCTCAGCGGCAGCGGCAACACCTGGTACGAGACGATCAAGAACATCATCAGGACGCAGCAAAGCCAGCCCATTTGGACAGCGGTGGAGCAG GCAGATGTGGCACCGGAGGACAGTCTGGACCTGCTGAACCCGCCAAGCGCAGCAGCCTCAGGCTACCTGACCTGTGACAGTCAAGCCAACAGCGACTACGATGACACGGATGGCGAGGCAGGTGCCTACACTGATGGTGAAGCAGAGGACGCCTATGACCAGCCCGGGCTGGCCCGCTCCTCCGAGCCAGCACAGGTGTCCCCAAGTGATGATCTGAGGGAGCAGGTGGGT GTgaccaagcagcagcagcagggccagcgtTACGACAGCATCAG GGAATACGAGCACGATGCCGTGAGGAAGAGGTTCACACGGGCCAGGGATGACTCGGACCAGGATGAAGGCTACGAGTGGGGCCCAGCTACAGATGTGTAG
- the TJP3 gene encoding tight junction protein ZO-3 isoform X1: MAPRWRLVAGGFRRSWAPRDAPPRRCDLLRQRYRPRLEAAAWRESRGVDLISVTAGKPPRRKRSDVGPVLRQRLAHKGLHQAPWSDTAATSPGAQLLPGRIRGSAKAGLRKGPVAAKRTRSRSVPLAAGQGLLRWLAAAVALPHLRWRVAAMEEMLIWEQHTVTLSKDPQRGFGFAVSGGRDRPNKTTGETAVIVSDVVSGGPAVGRLQRKDHIVMVNGLSMENVLSSFAIQTLKTCGKIANITLKRPKKVHLPVSKSSPSSPTAPRHYDSDEDYGSHAADPALHRSRDDLDHSQGYDGDSSSERSSGHYQDDSRHHKSVSRSRRRSQDSSHWRQSGSGSGQRGYSRHRSTNSFGHKGDTNGLALVSGFKRLPRRDVPTKPITSVLVKQKQSEEYGLKLGSQLFIKHIVESGLAAKGSSLQEGDLILKINGVASEDMSLADTQQLIEQTEGTLTLLILRDDRQFLVNIPDIEDSQSDSSRMDDISDIDSELSHPPSPETSARPPAAATMNSPPDRRRSNRDPVADTIVDSAQDPDLLEAVEGDGSHAPHTSPAARAARKDGYSADSRVVHFVKAKSIGLRLAGGNDVGIFVSSVQEGSPADSQGIQEGDQILQVNTTSFQNLTREEAVEYLMSLPPGEDITLWTQSKQDIYRKVISSNTGDSFYIRTHFDFEKDTPSGLSFVRGDVFHVLDTMYRGRLGSWLAVRMGRDLQEQDKGIIPNRSRAEQIASLESVLKATSGANPSGARAEFWKLRGLRGAKKMLRKSREDLSALTKQGCYPPYERVVLKEASFKRPVVILGPIADIAMQKLSMELPELFEIALSVPRDGASSKVIKLDSVRQIAEKDKHALLDITPSAVERLNYVQYYPVVVFCEPESRQGIKAMRQWLAPDSRKSSRRLYVQANKMKKHCSHLFTATVSLSGSGNTWYETIKNIIRTQQSQPIWTAVEQADVAPEDSLDLLNPPSAAASGYLTCDSQANSDYDDTDGEAGAYTDGEAEDAYDQPGLARSSEPAQVSPSDDLREQVGVTKQQQQGQRYDSIREYEHDAVRKRFTRARDDSDQDEGYEWGPATDV, encoded by the exons gcagcGTCTGGCCCACAAAGGGTTACACCAGGCACCCTGGAGTGACAccgctgccaccagccctggagCTCAGCTCCTTCCTGGTCGGATCCGAGGCTCG GCCAAAGCGGGATTGAGGAAGGGGCCGGTGGCTGCAAAGAGGACCCGGAGCCGGTCTGTGCCCCTGGCCGCCGGGCAGGGTCTGCTGCGCTGGCTGGCCGCTGCGGTCGCCCTCCCTCACTTGCGCTGGCGGGTGGCCGCCATGGAGGAGATGTTGATCTGGGAGCAGCACACGGTGACACTGAGCAAG GATCCTCAACGGGGCTTTGGCTTCGCTGTCTCTGGAGGCCGGGACCGTCCCAACAAGACAACTGGGGAGACAGCAGTGATTGTTTCAGATGTGGTGTCCGGGGGACCAGCAGTGGGCCGGCTCCA GAGGAAGGATCACATTGTGATGGTGAACGGCCTTTCCATGGAGAACGTCTTGTCCTCCTTCGCCATCCAGACACTGAAAACCTGCGGCAAGATTGCCAACATC ACACTGAAAAGACCAAAGAAAGTCCACCTCCCTGTGAGcaagagcagccccagctcccccactGCCCCCCGACACTATGACTCGGATGAGGACTATGGGTCACATGCTGCAGATCCAGCCCTGCACCGCTCCCGGGATGACCTGGACCACAGCCAGGGCTACGATGGGGACTCATCCAGTGAGAGGAGCTCTGGCCACTACCAGGATGACAGCCGCCACCACAAGTCGGTGTCCCGGAGCCGGAGGCGAAGCCAGGACAGCAGTCACTGGAGGCAGAGCGGCAGTGGCTCAGGTCAGAGGGGCTACAGCCGGCACCGCTCCACCAACAGCTTCGGCCACAAAGGGGACACCAACGGGCTGGCCCTGGTGTCAGGCTTCAAGCGGCTGCCACGCCGGGATGTGCCGACAAAGCCCATCACGTCGGTCTTggtgaaacagaagcagagtgAAG AGTATGGCCTGAAGCTGGGGAGTCAGCTTTTCATCAAGCACATAGTGGAGAGCGGGCTGGCAGCGAAGGGCAGCTCCTTGCAGGAGGGAGACCTTATCCTGAAG ATCAATGGGGTGGCCAGTGAGGACATGTCCCTGGCTGACACGCAGCAGCTCATTGAGCAGACAGAGGGGACCCTGACCTTGCTTATTCTTCGGGACGACCGGCAGTTCCTGGTCAACATCCCTGACATAGAAGACAGCCAAAGCGACAGCTCCCGGATGGATG ATATCTCTGACATTGACTCTGAACTGTCTCACCCACCATCCCCTGAGACCTCTGCGCgacccccagctgctgccacgATGAATTCCCCGCC GGATAGGAGACGATCAAACAGGGACCCTGTGGCCGACACGATCGTTGACAGCGCTCAGGACCCTG ACCTGCTGGAAGCTGTGGAGGGGGATGGCAGCCACGCTCCCCAcaccagccccgctgcccgaGCTGCCCGCAAGGATGG GTACAGCGCTGACTCCAGGGTCGTGCACTTTGTGAAGGCCAAGAGCATTGGGCTACGGCTGGCGGGGGGGAACGACGTGGGCATCTTTGTGTCCAGCGTGCAGGAGGGGAGCCCAGCCGACAGCCAGGGCATCCAGGAAGGGGATCAAATCCTGCAG GTAAACACCACCAGTTTCCAGAACCTGACCCGTGAGGAGGCCGTGGAGTATCTCATGAGCCTGCCACCCGGTGAGGACATCACGCTGTGGACCCAGAGCAAGCAGGACA TTTACAGGAAGGTGATCTCGTCCAACACGGGTGACTCGTTCTACATCCGGACACactttgattttgaaaaggaCACACCGTCAGGGCTCAGCTTCGTCCGTGGGGACGTCTTCCACGTGCTGGACACCATGTAccggggcaggctggggagctggctggctgtgcgcatgggcagggacctgcaggagcaggacaaGGGCATCATCCCCAACCGGAGCAG AGCCGAGCAGATCGCCAGCCTGGAGTCGGTGCTGAAAGCCACATCTGGTGCCAACCCCTCCGGGGCACGGGCTGAGTTTTGGAAGCTGCGGGGCCTGCGGGGAGCCAAGAAGATGCTGCGGAAGAGCCGGGAGGACCTGTCTGCCCTCACGAAGCAGGGCTGCTACCCACCGTATGAGAGGGTAGTCCTGAAGGAAG CCAGCTTCAAGCGGCCGGTGGTGATCCTGGGCCCCATCGCAGACATTGCCATGCAGAAGCTTAGCATGGAGCTGCCCGAGCTGTTCGAGATCGCCC TGAGCGTGCCTCGAGACGGGGCATCATCCAAGGTCATCAAGTTGGATTCAGTGCGGCAGATCGCAGAAAAG GACAAACATGCCTTGTTGGACATCACACCTTCGGCTGTGGAGCGTCTCAACTACGTGCAGTACTACCCGGTGGTGGTGTTCTGCGAGCCGGAGAGCCGGCAGGGCATCAAGGCCATGCGCCAGTGGCTGGCACCTGACTCCAGGAAAAGCTCCCGGCGCCTCTACGTCCAGGCCAACAAGATGAAGAAGCATTGCAGCCACCTCTTCACTGCCACAGTCAGCCTCAGCGGCAGCGGCAACACCTGGTACGAGACGATCAAGAACATCATCAGGACGCAGCAAAGCCAGCCCATTTGGACAGCGGTGGAGCAG GCAGATGTGGCACCGGAGGACAGTCTGGACCTGCTGAACCCGCCAAGCGCAGCAGCCTCAGGCTACCTGACCTGTGACAGTCAAGCCAACAGCGACTACGATGACACGGATGGCGAGGCAGGTGCCTACACTGATGGTGAAGCAGAGGACGCCTATGACCAGCCCGGGCTGGCCCGCTCCTCCGAGCCAGCACAGGTGTCCCCAAGTGATGATCTGAGGGAGCAGGTGGGT GTgaccaagcagcagcagcagggccagcgtTACGACAGCATCAG GGAATACGAGCACGATGCCGTGAGGAAGAGGTTCACACGGGCCAGGGATGACTCGGACCAGGATGAAGGCTACGAGTGGGGCCCAGCTACAGATGTGTAG
- the TJP3 gene encoding tight junction protein ZO-3 isoform X2, translating into MAPRWRLVAGGFRRSWAPRDAPPRRCDLLRQRYRPRLEAAAWRESRGVDLISVTAGKPPRRKRSDVGPVLRQRLAHKGLHQAPWSDTAATSPGAQLLPGRIRGSAKAGLRKGPVAAKRTRSRSVPLAAGQGLLRWLAAAVALPHLRWRVAAMEEMLIWEQHTVTLSKDPQRGFGFAVSGGRDRPNKTTGETAVIVSDVVSGGPAVGRLQRKDHIVMVNGLSMENVLSSFAIQTLKTCGKIANITLKRPKKVHLPVSKSSPSSPTAPRHYDSDEDYGSHAADPALHRSRDDLDHSQGYDGDSSSERSSGHYQDDSRHHKSVSRSRRRSQDSSHWRQSGSGSGQRGYSRHRSTNSFGHKGDTNGLALVSGFKRLPRRDVPTKPITSVLVKQKQSEEYGLKLGSQLFIKHIVESGLAAKGSSLQEGDLILKINGVASEDMSLADTQQLIEQTEGTLTLLILRDDRQFLVNIPDIEDSQSDSSRMDDISDIDSELSHPPSPETSARPPAAATMNSPPDRRRSNRDPVADTIVDSAQDPDLLEAVEGDGSHAPHTSPAARAARKDGYSADSRVVHFVKAKSIGLRLAGGNDVGIFVSSVQEGSPADSQGIQEGDQILQVNTTSFQNLTREEAVEYLMSLPPGEDITLWTQSKQDIYRKVISSNTGDSFYIRTHFDFEKDTPSGLSFVRGDVFHVLDTMYRGRLGSWLAVRMGRDLQEQDKGIIPNRSRAEQIASLESVLKATSGANPSGARAEFWKLRGLRGAKKMLRKSREDLSALTKQGCYPPYERVVLKEASFKRPVVILGPIADIAMQKLSMELPELFEIALSVPRDGASSKVIKLDSVRQIAEKDKHALLDITPSAVERLNYVQYYPVVVFCEPESRQGIKAMRQWLAPDSRKSSRRLYVQANKMKKHCSHLFTATVSLSGSGNTWYETIKNIIRTQQSQPIWTAVEQADVAPEDSLDLLNPPSAAASGYLTCDSQANSDYDDTDGEAGAYTDGEAEDAYDQPGLARSSEPAQVSPSDDLREQVTKQQQQGQRYDSIREYEHDAVRKRFTRARDDSDQDEGYEWGPATDV; encoded by the exons gcagcGTCTGGCCCACAAAGGGTTACACCAGGCACCCTGGAGTGACAccgctgccaccagccctggagCTCAGCTCCTTCCTGGTCGGATCCGAGGCTCG GCCAAAGCGGGATTGAGGAAGGGGCCGGTGGCTGCAAAGAGGACCCGGAGCCGGTCTGTGCCCCTGGCCGCCGGGCAGGGTCTGCTGCGCTGGCTGGCCGCTGCGGTCGCCCTCCCTCACTTGCGCTGGCGGGTGGCCGCCATGGAGGAGATGTTGATCTGGGAGCAGCACACGGTGACACTGAGCAAG GATCCTCAACGGGGCTTTGGCTTCGCTGTCTCTGGAGGCCGGGACCGTCCCAACAAGACAACTGGGGAGACAGCAGTGATTGTTTCAGATGTGGTGTCCGGGGGACCAGCAGTGGGCCGGCTCCA GAGGAAGGATCACATTGTGATGGTGAACGGCCTTTCCATGGAGAACGTCTTGTCCTCCTTCGCCATCCAGACACTGAAAACCTGCGGCAAGATTGCCAACATC ACACTGAAAAGACCAAAGAAAGTCCACCTCCCTGTGAGcaagagcagccccagctcccccactGCCCCCCGACACTATGACTCGGATGAGGACTATGGGTCACATGCTGCAGATCCAGCCCTGCACCGCTCCCGGGATGACCTGGACCACAGCCAGGGCTACGATGGGGACTCATCCAGTGAGAGGAGCTCTGGCCACTACCAGGATGACAGCCGCCACCACAAGTCGGTGTCCCGGAGCCGGAGGCGAAGCCAGGACAGCAGTCACTGGAGGCAGAGCGGCAGTGGCTCAGGTCAGAGGGGCTACAGCCGGCACCGCTCCACCAACAGCTTCGGCCACAAAGGGGACACCAACGGGCTGGCCCTGGTGTCAGGCTTCAAGCGGCTGCCACGCCGGGATGTGCCGACAAAGCCCATCACGTCGGTCTTggtgaaacagaagcagagtgAAG AGTATGGCCTGAAGCTGGGGAGTCAGCTTTTCATCAAGCACATAGTGGAGAGCGGGCTGGCAGCGAAGGGCAGCTCCTTGCAGGAGGGAGACCTTATCCTGAAG ATCAATGGGGTGGCCAGTGAGGACATGTCCCTGGCTGACACGCAGCAGCTCATTGAGCAGACAGAGGGGACCCTGACCTTGCTTATTCTTCGGGACGACCGGCAGTTCCTGGTCAACATCCCTGACATAGAAGACAGCCAAAGCGACAGCTCCCGGATGGATG ATATCTCTGACATTGACTCTGAACTGTCTCACCCACCATCCCCTGAGACCTCTGCGCgacccccagctgctgccacgATGAATTCCCCGCC GGATAGGAGACGATCAAACAGGGACCCTGTGGCCGACACGATCGTTGACAGCGCTCAGGACCCTG ACCTGCTGGAAGCTGTGGAGGGGGATGGCAGCCACGCTCCCCAcaccagccccgctgcccgaGCTGCCCGCAAGGATGG GTACAGCGCTGACTCCAGGGTCGTGCACTTTGTGAAGGCCAAGAGCATTGGGCTACGGCTGGCGGGGGGGAACGACGTGGGCATCTTTGTGTCCAGCGTGCAGGAGGGGAGCCCAGCCGACAGCCAGGGCATCCAGGAAGGGGATCAAATCCTGCAG GTAAACACCACCAGTTTCCAGAACCTGACCCGTGAGGAGGCCGTGGAGTATCTCATGAGCCTGCCACCCGGTGAGGACATCACGCTGTGGACCCAGAGCAAGCAGGACA TTTACAGGAAGGTGATCTCGTCCAACACGGGTGACTCGTTCTACATCCGGACACactttgattttgaaaaggaCACACCGTCAGGGCTCAGCTTCGTCCGTGGGGACGTCTTCCACGTGCTGGACACCATGTAccggggcaggctggggagctggctggctgtgcgcatgggcagggacctgcaggagcaggacaaGGGCATCATCCCCAACCGGAGCAG AGCCGAGCAGATCGCCAGCCTGGAGTCGGTGCTGAAAGCCACATCTGGTGCCAACCCCTCCGGGGCACGGGCTGAGTTTTGGAAGCTGCGGGGCCTGCGGGGAGCCAAGAAGATGCTGCGGAAGAGCCGGGAGGACCTGTCTGCCCTCACGAAGCAGGGCTGCTACCCACCGTATGAGAGGGTAGTCCTGAAGGAAG CCAGCTTCAAGCGGCCGGTGGTGATCCTGGGCCCCATCGCAGACATTGCCATGCAGAAGCTTAGCATGGAGCTGCCCGAGCTGTTCGAGATCGCCC TGAGCGTGCCTCGAGACGGGGCATCATCCAAGGTCATCAAGTTGGATTCAGTGCGGCAGATCGCAGAAAAG GACAAACATGCCTTGTTGGACATCACACCTTCGGCTGTGGAGCGTCTCAACTACGTGCAGTACTACCCGGTGGTGGTGTTCTGCGAGCCGGAGAGCCGGCAGGGCATCAAGGCCATGCGCCAGTGGCTGGCACCTGACTCCAGGAAAAGCTCCCGGCGCCTCTACGTCCAGGCCAACAAGATGAAGAAGCATTGCAGCCACCTCTTCACTGCCACAGTCAGCCTCAGCGGCAGCGGCAACACCTGGTACGAGACGATCAAGAACATCATCAGGACGCAGCAAAGCCAGCCCATTTGGACAGCGGTGGAGCAG GCAGATGTGGCACCGGAGGACAGTCTGGACCTGCTGAACCCGCCAAGCGCAGCAGCCTCAGGCTACCTGACCTGTGACAGTCAAGCCAACAGCGACTACGATGACACGGATGGCGAGGCAGGTGCCTACACTGATGGTGAAGCAGAGGACGCCTATGACCAGCCCGGGCTGGCCCGCTCCTCCGAGCCAGCACAGGTGTCCCCAAGTGATGATCTGAGGGAGCAG GTgaccaagcagcagcagcagggccagcgtTACGACAGCATCAG GGAATACGAGCACGATGCCGTGAGGAAGAGGTTCACACGGGCCAGGGATGACTCGGACCAGGATGAAGGCTACGAGTGGGGCCCAGCTACAGATGTGTAG